The DNA window ttttttaaagtaaaaggGGCAAAATATTTTGTACAGCGTGTGaatataagattcaacaactgagacaaaaattgaacaaattccacagacatgtgactaacagaaattgaataatgtgtccctgaacaaaggggagttcaaaagtaacagtcactaTGTAgtatggccaccagctgcattaagtactgcagggcatcttctcctcatggactgcactagatttgccagttcttgctgtgagatgttaccccactcttccaccaaggcacctgcaagttccctgacatttctggggggggaatggccctagccctcaccctgaGATCCAGgctgagatccaggctcttcgctggccatggtagaacactgacattcctgtcttgcaggaaatcacgcacagaacaagcagtatggctggtggcattgtcatgctggagggtcatgtcaggatgagcctgcaggaagggtaccacatgaaggaggaggatgtcttccctgtgacgcacagtgttgagattgcctgcattgacaacaagctcagtccgatgatgctgtgacacaccgccccagaccatgactgaccctccacctccaaatcgatccctccccagagtacaggcctcggtgtaatgctcattccttcaacgataaacgtgaatccgaccatcacccctggtgagacaaaaccgtgactcgtcagtgaagagcactttttgccagtcctgtctggtccagcgacggtgggtttgtgtccataggtGCAAGAGGCGCCGCGTAAATCAGCAGCCCAACCAGAAGGGACACGACGCCCATACTCTCACATGAAGCTCATAAAATGTGAGCGAAAATGCGTCCGTATAAGTTTTCTCAGCAAACACGAACAGGAAGTATGGCGGTCATGTGACTCCTTTAACCGCTCCTGGTTGTGAAAACTTTGCGGTCACGGGAGCACTTTAGTTTAGTTTACATttcagagagagagctgaggtcgCTTGGCGCAGTTCTACTAAAATTATATTTGACTTTGGCGCAGGCATACATACGCCAAAGCCctttttgcaacattgtttcaacatgGACTTCCAAGGGATGTGAGCTTGATTTCTGCTGATACATTGTATCGAATGGTCATAAAATGAATACATTGGGGCAGACACGACATGGGATCTTACCTACGAGAACAACATCCTGCAATGCAGGAAGATCCTACATATTAAGGCTAAGCACTGTTTCAATCTCAATGCAAGTTTGGAACACCATTATAATGGATTGATTAGGTCATATTTTGTTACATAACAGTTAATAACACTACATGTGTGAACTAATATATAACATTATTGTTTTGTAGGACTACAGATAGGTAGCCTACAAAGCCTCAAAATGACAAATAGTGGTTTGAGGGTTTTACTCTCTGTGAGATATATACCAAACCAGCCTACACACGTGATAACTTGACAGTCTCCGAGACAGACTTGCTCAATCCATGAGTGAGTAAATATGTTGACTGAGTGAATATGTTGAGTTTGAGGAGATTGTGCAGTCAATGGGTATCAAACAGTCATTTAAATAACagagtaaaaaatatatactttttgagttaatttttttatttcagcatGTTTCACACATGTTTACAAAGGATGATCTATCATGAaagaaatgtatataaaaatgtctttaaaaaaaaagatttccaGCCCATGTCATAAAACATTTGGAAGGATGAAGTGCAACGGTCAGCATACAGTAAAACAAAAGAAGTAAACATTGGCTGTCTCCCAGTAAAATGGACTCAAATGATTTAAATAGTTATGTCTCCCAGCTCATGCCTTCTCATAGGTACGCACTGCCACAATGTCTTCAAATGTGAGAGTCTGTGGATcagataaaataacaaataaatcaCTGTGAAATGAGCAAATCAAACATGAAAAATAGAGTGTAAATAAACATTCATCATTATTAAAAGTAAGATATTGCTCGTTTTATGGTGATAAAAATAAGACTCCAGTTTCTATTTAGCTAAATACATCCCACCAGGTCACACCAGAAATTACCATTTAATATGATAATTGTATAATATGATAAATGCATAATATGGACAATTAGAGGTAAGCCTGCAAACTTGCattaaaaaaatagatatataaCTGCAGTCATCATGCTGAACTGATGAGGACAATGAACATTTTCTATACTAATTTTCACATCTCTACATTGACAACTATACTTCAGAATAAAGGCTTTCAAGCATAGAAATACCCTCTCCACCAGTAGTATTACTAGTGGGCTTGCTGCCCCACCGCCTTGTTTCAGCATCCATATTACCCAGGAATTCACATTTCATAATTAACTCGGTAAGGTTCTTACCATGACCAATTTTCCATCCTTGATTTCTCTCACAAACTTGGTCTCCTTGCCGTCCCACTTCTGAACGTGCGCAAGTTTATCGCCATCCAAGTTCACAGTGGACTACAAACAGAGGGGCAAAATAGGTCAGAATATTGCTCTCACCAACTAGTTACATATAATTACAATGTTATTGTAACTTCTATCAAGCAAGGGATACAACATCCAAAACATAATTCAGATCATATTACTCTTACAAATTTGGACTGGGTACTGTAACAGGCTTCTCAAACCCAGTGAAAATTATGAGCGGTTTCAACTGCCCAAAGCCTATCGCTGAGTAGTGTCCAGTGCATATATCCCCAATTTTGACCATAAATCCCACATTGTAGCACTTACTTTACAGTTTCTGTCATCGGCAGTGGCTTCGTCAAACTCCTCCCCCAGGTTGAATGATATTTCAGTGTTCTTGAAAGTACTCTGGGTTTTTACGACCACTTTGTCCCCCTCTTTTGAGATGATAACAGTTGGTTTGGTCACATTTCCGACCTGCCTTGTTGCAAAACCAACACCTGCGAAATTAAGGAAAAAATTTAATAAGAGGTGTGATCATGCGAACGACCATACATCATGTAATGTATCAAATATAAGTCATAAATAAACTGTCTTATTATTAGGTTATACTTTTAAAGTTATAAAAACTCACCAAGTGCTTTCATGTACTCATCGAAGTTTTCACTGTCGACCAGTTTCCAGGTGGCACAGAAGGCATCAACCATGATGAAGAGTTAGAGGACCGTGCAATAAGAGAACTGAGGTAAAGTTAATACTGATGAGTCTGAGCGTTTTCCCGTACACCTACGTTATTTGTTTGGGGCTTATTAATATGCATCCTATAAGGGGCGGATAATTACTTCCCATTGGCTTAGGAGATACTCTCTATCTTCTGATTGGCGTTGAGCGCTTCTAAAGCTATATTTCGCTTTTTACTTTACAAAGATTTGACTCAGCCTACTCATTGCAAATTACAACTATTATTTATCAACTGCTCGTGCATCGACTGCAGTTGCAGATCCGTCTTGTGACTTACTAGAGGAATGTTCTGCACAACACTAACTACTCTCCTTGCCCTCTGCAAGACAGACTGTAAAAGGAATGTGTCATATCTAGGTGTGTGAAAATACTCAGCCGGAATCAGAGCTTGTTTGATAATTCTTTGTCGTTAGTGGATTAATCCACTCAAACAGTCGCATGGGCATTCTGCATTGAGGACAGCCATTATGCACTCTGTGTGCATTCGACTAGGTCACATGTTTCAGGCAGAGAAAGCTATTCATTTTCAGTATCATATATCTGAAGGAAAGTAAAAATGGAACATTCGTGTATTTCATTATTGAGTAGGCTATGGTTACAGTAATTATTTCATAGCATGACATCGGGTTCTGACTATACTGATTAAATATGTGATGAATGTGTATGCATGTGCATGTATGAATACTATTAGGAGACAATCGTATTTTTTACTTGGCCCTCTTAAAGATGTTCAGTGCTTTGTTTCCAAGCGCTTTGACATTTGATACAGAGTGAGTTAACATGGGTAGCCTAATTCATAGCATGGAGATTTGTTGCTACAGTAACATGCATAATCCATATTTGAACAAATATTTATCCTTCATTTAATTGTTTCGATATCTATATTCAGTTAACAATTTGCTGTATATTTAATGTCAATAAAGGTCTTATAAAGAGAATGTACTGTGTATTTGCCAGTTTATTCTGAACGATCCATTAATGTCGGAGTGAAATACACGTTTGGTGCCCTCCTCTGGCCAGATACAGTATAAgacataaaaaatttaaaaaatacatattttgtcaATGGTGACAAACACAACAATATTCTGGTTTCATGGCTAAGAAAAGCTCTACTGACATACTGTATCATTGCAGCTGACTAAGGAAAAGTAGGATAGACAATGTAATCACCATTTTACTGCCAATTACAAATATTGTAATTGGCAGCAACGTTGGTATCAATTTCACTGTGTAATGAGATGCCTCCCCTGTACAAAGACAAcaaacaaacatatttttttaaattatagcaTCTGAAAAATATTCACAACATTGCCGTACGTAGAGGATAATGTTTATTAGCTGCAGTGGACATCGAAATGCATCTTTACAAGGAAGCAAATATAAAGTAAAACTATATTTACAGACcgaaaatacatatatttttttacttctaATAACTCAGTTGATAATAATGTTGATTTTAACAGTAAAAAACACACAGTAGAGGTTTGTACTGTAGCACACTAATAAATCACAATTCTAAGATAAAAATAGTACTTACATCACCAAATGGAATGTTTATACTTTTGTTGTGCAAAGAGACATTCCTGCAACTACATGTTAACATTCTGAGAAAATGCTTTCATTGGAACACCTCTGTATGCAACGTATGTACAAGTCCCTCTCGCTCAAATATGAAATGACATTTTTCAGAGTCATGCCCAACTGTCAGCCACTTCACCAGTTCACTGCATATGCTAAGATGAACAAGACATAAATGCAGGCTCATTCACCGTACATGTAATGAATTATGGGTAATCTTGAATGAAAACCCCCTTAAAGCTACAAAGAAACAACCACTTCACTCCTAGCGACAGAGCTCTCCCTTCCCTTCATCATCCAACAGCTCTTTAAGTTTTCATCATAGGTGTCCTGATGTTGCATAGCACGGTGCATGGCGATTACAGTTGTCTGGTCAATGGGGTTTGTTTGAGGAGAAGTGGTCCATGTTAGAGacagtctctctcttgttctccatcttctctcgTAGTCAGTTAGCCAGAGACCAAGGCCCAATTACGTCCCCTCTGCCTTCTCCTCACCCTCTGTAGGACTCTTCGGTGGGCTTCCAGAGGACGAGCCCTCTCCTCCTTCATCATCTGAGAAACACACAGAACAGCATTCATTATTTTCGTCAGAAACATATCATTGAAAATGCCTCAAGGCCCATGTAGTGGAAAATGTCTGCATTCCAATTATAATCCAAGCTGTGTACTCTCCCCTCTTTTGTGTTGCTTTGTAAGATATGGGTGATATGTTGCATTCGCAAGATAAAAGGAACATGAGATTACCAACCTCAGCACATAACGTATAGCTCGCTAGCTGACACCTTGAATATCAACAGAGACTAATCATAGCATAGACCCTCAACTCAACCGCTTTGTTCATATCCAGCATTTTAATACAGTTTTGAACACTGACAAAGTGCAATACGCCACATAGAGATGAGAATCTTCTGAGGAAATGGCCAAATACCGACTGCTTCCAGCCAGACACTTACAGTATTTTATTCTACCGATCAAACACTACTCTGCTTTGATCCTCATAGGGCAAGGCCTAGGGGATTTATACTGCAAATTGCAGGCAACTATGTTATATCTGGTTCATGCCCTCTATAACATGAGGACCTATGGACCCCGACATTGCACTGTAGCCACTAAGAGAAAAGAAGCAGCGCTGAGTAATACagttatatactgtatctacagaGGCCTCCAACTAACAATTACTTTCCCACCCCTATGAACCAATGCATTGATTGGCTACCTCTCACTGATAGATATCCCTTTCCAAATGACCCTCACAGCCATTGAGCTATTactaaaaagagagagatggctgtTCCCTTCTTTAGTTTCCATTTAAACAGTTAAAGCTGTGGTACATTTTCCATACTGTTAACTTCCAGATGCCCTTTCCACTAAACCCGGCTTGATTAATGGAAAGCTGGCTATCCAGACAGACACTTGCTAATGGTGATGGGTACTGGGCTGGCCGGTCCTAACAAAAGCACTCAACCATCTATTAATGACAGAGTGCtttgttctctgttcagtgatgCTCTCCCATGCTTTTCCCTTATATTTAGGTTTGGATTGTATCATTTATGGAAAGGTGCAATACTACATCTAAAGTAAACAGGTAAAACTGTTCATCTAAATGTTGAGATGAAAATACCTTCAATTGTGCAATTCAGCCTAACCATTAACAGAGTGAAAGCATGGAGGCCTATGTACATTATTGTAAATATTGCTGAAAGTATGCAGTcaagtactgtatgtaattcaaaaatacatttcactACCCACCTACAACTGAAAGCTCTGCTAGTTTGTCTGACAGGTCAGCAGGCCCCGCCTCAACGATATCAGGTACAGCGTTCCTCCGGCCAGTCCTCCCCGTGGCTGCAAAGTCGGTGACAACAGGCTCCACATCAGTCATCGCTGGGCCCTGTCCTCATAGCATAGTCTGGAGGGAAAGGAACACAACACCATAGTGTATTTTATGTCTAAACATATTGTGACTGGTTGATAAACACTGCGTTATAAATCATTGCACAAGCTCTCAGTCACACATCCCAGTACAACAGAATATCTGCAGTGCATATTACAGAGGTAATCactcacaggaggctggtggcaccttaattggggagggcggactcatggtaatggctggagcggaataggtggaatggtatcaaatacatcaaacggATGGTTTCCACCTGTTGGacgccattccattcgctccattccagccattattatgagtcgtcctcccctcgGCAGCTTCCACTGTAATCAATGTATTGGGCACGCTGCACTTGTAACAATAAGCAGTAACAGGCctacatttttgggggaaaaatGATGTTCAGAATGAATCAGTCTATATTTCTTCGTCTGGTAAAGTGTCATGCTTTTAACTCCAACTATCTGGTAAGGTATTGTACAGTGTAGTAAAGCTCTACAGACAGAAACCTGATATGAGCACTATTACAGATCATAGTGCTTTCACTAAGAGCACTGCTTCAATACCCTGTTCTAATGCCATTTGGTCCTTTAGCTCTAGTCTAAATATCCAGGACCTTTGTTAACTTGGCCTAAAGGCCATTGATTGGTATTACTACAGGGACATATACATCTGATCAATATTGTGATCAATACTCAACTATGTGTTACGCAACCTTTCCTGCAGCTCCATTTCCCCTTTGAATAAACAACCCTGCGTTTTACATTATGAGACCAAATGTAGTAAGACGAAATACCATGCAATGCAGTGTACAACTTGACCAGCAGAGGGCGCATTTCACATCAATACAGTATTGTAGGTCTAATAATAATCTGCTGTGCATGTTAAACAGGGAGTAAACCATTCCCTCTTGTTTTGTTAACGCTAAGTAATGATACTCAGAGATTGGATTACAGTCTCTCCTGGACTATTCACTATCTTGTATTTTTAACAACAGCGATAACATTTAGACAGCCTATACATTTCCAAAGGCAATATGTCCTACCTCCaagaacacagcacacacacagatagtgcCTAAAAAAAACATCTAGCCATCCTTCAACAGATGGTGCATCGCCTACAGTGGGTGTAGATCAAGGCCGTAGGTGATAAGCACCCACTGGATGTCACAAGATTTAGAATTTAATCAAAACCCCCTAAATCAACACAGGCTATTCTTGGATTAGTTTTGTCGCTATTTTAAATAGGCCTCCAGCTTAACACCTGGGGCACCGGTGAGGCAGGTCAGACGGAAGCAGGGAGACGTTAGCCAGAATCAGGGCCCAGCAGGGAGACGTTAGTCAGAATCAGGGCCCAGCAGGGAGACGTTAGCCGGCATCAGGGCCCAGCAGGGAGACGTTAGTCAGAATCAGCAGGGAGACGTTAGTCAGAATCAGCAGGGAGACGTTAGTCAGAATCAGCAGGGAGACGTTAGTCAGAATCAGGGCCCAGCAGGGAGACGTTAGTCAGAATCAGGGCCCAGCAGGGAGACGGTAGTCAGAATCAGGGCCCAGCAGAGAGACGTTAGTCAGAATCAGGGCCATGCAGGGAGACGTTAATCAGAGTCAGGGCCAAGCAGAGAGATGTTAGTCAGAATCAGGGCCAAGCAGGGAGACGTTAGTCAGGGAGACGTTAGTCAGAATCAGGGCCCAGCAGGGAGAAGTTAGTCAGAATCAGGGCCACGCAGGGAGACGTTAATCAGAGTCAGGGCCAAGCAGAGAGACATTAGTCAGAATCAGGGCCAAGCAGGGAGACATTAGTCAGAGTCTGGGCCAAGCAGAGAGATGTTAATCAGAATTAGGGCCAAGCAGGGAGACGTTAGTCAGAATCAGGGACAAGCAGGGAGACGTTAGTCAGAATCAGGGACAAGCAGGGAGACGTTAATCAGAGTCAAGGACAAGCAGAGAGATGTTAATCGGAATCAGGGCCAAGCAGGGAGATGTTAATCAGAGTTAGGgccattcacacacttatcaagagaacatccctggtcatccctaatgccttggcagactggcagactcactaaacacaaatgctttgtttataaatgatgtctgaatgttagGATGTGACCCTGGCTATTTGtaaataaatagaaaaacaagaaaattgtgccctCTGATTTGCTTAAAATATATAAGgattttgaaatgatttatacttttacttttgatactaaagtctatttaaaaccaaatacttttactcaagtagtattttactgggtgacttttctattaaggtgtttttacttttacttaagtatgacaattgggtacttttttcaccCCCGGTGTTATGTATGGCCAGCTTCATCTGTGGCCAGCTTTGGGAAGACAGAATGCTGGTTAAGCAGCATGGCCCATATAAAGGCCCTGTGTGCGCTGAGTGTGAGACCCTCGGAGGAGTGATCCTGCATGTTTAAAGGCCCACTGCTAAACACATGCATCCATAACTGTCTGAGCCTACAGAGAGACTGCTGTATTTGGACTTGGGTCCCATCCAATAGAGGGCTCTGGGAAGCAGTGGAACCAACAGTGCCCTCACAGAGTGGGAGCAGCAGGAACTGGTGTTGGCATTCTCCTCAGTGCAGCCATTCAATCATCCACGTCCACTGGAATAAAAGGAGCTGGCTGCGTTGCCAGCAGGCCCCTGTGCCAAGCAGCCAACGAGAGCCCAGTGCCAGGAGACAAGAGGGAGGCAGCAGCTTGTGTATGTTTGAATGAGAACATCACTGCCCACTGTTGTTAGAAACACAAGCTTGTCTCCGTATGGTTGAGCTCACTCACACACTGCAGCAAGGAGGGCGTCGTAAAGCATCCTATGCATATGTGGGATGAACGGTGTCGGTGTGTAAAGGCCTATTGTTGTCGGAATCAGAAAGGATAGAATCTGACTACAGGTTAGACCACTAAAGACGGACTATAAGAGCCTTGCCAATCAGCAAACATGTTTCCCTTGAaaggtctcccgagtggcgcagtggtctaaggcagtgctagctgtaccactagagattctgggttcgagtccaggctctgtcgcagaaggccgtgaccgggagacccacgggtcagcacacaattggcccagcgtcatcctggttaggggagggtttggttggcagggatgtccttgtcccatcacgcactagcaactcctgagGCGGCCGAGTGCCGTGCACGCTGACACgattgccaggtgcacagtgtttccaccgacacattggtgcggctggcttccgggttaagtgggcattgtgtcaagaagctgtgctgcttggttgggttgtgtttcggaggatgcactactctcgaccttcgcctctcctgagtctgtacgggagttgcagtgatgagacaagactgtaactaccaattggggagaaaatggggtaaGAATTGTTTTGAAAGTATGTAAGGAAGTCAAATATCTTGAAGTCAGCACTTGAGCAAcactagcctggtggaaccagcctgattgcTGCATTCACCAGTCTGATTCACAAGTGTAATAGAATGATGAACACAGTGATCAGACTGGTTCTACTGGTTCTACTTCGACATTATCTAATAACAAACCCCTCTAAAAGAAAGACTGTTAATCCAGTCTTAATCCTGAACAGTATTGGAGTAGCACAACATCTTATCTCCTTCTAATTCTTTACAACtttccagctacagtacagtatgacaacAAGAAGTTGCTGATGGAGAGAAATCTTCTCATTCCTGAATGCGTTTCCTTTCATGTCTATTCATGATAATGCTCAACGACTACCCAGCTAGGACATTTGGTTCCTCGGAGGTTGTGGGAATGTAggttttggtttcccattggttctgggaacgaagccatacgtTTTTTGActggaatgttttttttaaacgttctgaAAACGGAAGTGAACATTTCgtctgttctgggaatgttcattttttaggttgcagggaggttctgagaatgttttactatggttccctaaAAAaatcctgggaggttttatttaTGTTCCGAGAACAGAAATGATAGGTTATCTGTTCTGCAATTAAGTTGGGGATGGGATTGAAGGGACAAATATAGGAAAAATATACTAACCGAGCACAGCACAGATGACTGACATCTCTCCATCAGATGAAGATTGACAATCTTGACAAAAACATGAAACCCAGATAACAGTTCCAAAATGCAAACAGAAATGTGGAATATCTCCAAAACATTTGCAATTATTATTGTCAACAACAGAGGAGGTAGAGCCGTCTTTCATTTCAGGCACGTCAAAGCTAAATATAGAAGGTAACACTACTTGTGAAGTACACACATATGTCcataaatatgcaaaaataggTCTAAACCTAGGGCTGACCTAGGACTGGACCCTGGGAGATGAGTGATTCATGCTAAAAACTCAGATTATGTTCCAACTCATCAAAATATCAAATCAGTTGTAATGGACTTAAATATTTGAAAATGGACACTCATTTGAAAAACAAGCCCATTTTATTGACTTTAATGAGCCATCCCTTTAAAACAACAGGACTACACAGATACTTATATATGCAGCAAGCACTCATGCATACGATGAAAAATGTATGACGTGTGACCACTCCACGTTACGTTTTATGAAGCATGAAAAGAAACACACcgtgttaaaaaaaaaactgtgggAACATAACGATCAGGTCAAAAACGTGTTGGACATGTAACCCTCAGGCCGTTTGGGTTCTATTTACGTTCCAACAAACAAGATAAGCAAAACATGTTTGAGTTCAGTGAATCATCGCTGCTCTACGGAGTGGGGATAAGATGTGCACAGCCACTGTGCCgcaatgccattccattcacaTGGCATTTCCCAGGAGACACTGTACAGACTAAAACTAACTCGGCACAAAGTCGTAAACACACTTAACTCGGCTCTGCTGCTCTACTACTGAGAATGTTTCACTGCAGAACTCTTTGTGGAAAATATCTGGTTCAGCCACCGACTTGTCTTTCTGAAATTTGAATGGAAACCTGTCCTTAGTTGTAAATGGAAGCTTCTTATGTCATGTGGCCTGTCCTCACAACCTGTCAAAGCGTTGTTATTTCAGTGGCTTGAATTGTCTCACCAAACGAATGGCTGAACTGTAAAccgtctccctctgtccaccAGTGCTGGTTGGACCAATGGGGAGTGATGACCTAGAGCAGCTTGGCTGAGTGTGGTTAAGGGTAACGGCCAAGTTCCTACACCTGTGTCAGAACAAGAAACGACACATGGAGCCCCATTTAATTTACTTTGTGACAATGGCTTGATAGAGAACCATTACTCTGGGCTAGGCTGACCTTCAAGCTCAGACGGCCACCACCACTCATCACACCCTGCCAGCCACAAGGTTTCTTGATCCTCCTCATATTAAATGGAGAATATAGCACACTTTCAATAGCCCCACCGCCTCTTAATCTACGTGGAAATAAGCTTTCGATTGAGGTAAGAGGATTAATAGGTGAGGGAAAGTGGAGCAGTTACAACAGCTCAGATGTGACACAGGGTGCAGAGTCAACATGCCAATTAGCTCATAAGGGAACGAAAAGAACGTCAGTGCACGTTTCTATTTCAACCAACTGTTTCCAGAGCCTTCTATAGTATTTCATCTCTAGGTGATAAATACAATTTGTAAGCAAATCATGCACCATAAACTACATTCAACCAGCTGTCATAAAGGCCATTGTTGTGATAAGGTTAGCCGACAGTACCCGTGTGTCCGATTGCCAGGAGGCTTACATGGACAGATATGCGTGATcctctgtggctcagttggtagagcaaggTGCTTGCAATAGTAGGATATTGAGTTcagttcccaggaccacccatacttaaaatgtatgcacacaacTGACAAAGCATCTTtgaataaaagcatctgctaaatggcatatacagTAATAGGTGGATGAACTGCATGCAGAATGAAAAACACCTGAGGCTCCACCATAGCAGGACCTTGTCCCTGGGTTCCCCCTCTTCTTTCCACTccactgagagaagagagagctccCAACGTCTGATAATGAGCCGTGTTCAGTGGGAAACTTAAGGGAATGAAGTCACTGTGAA is part of the Oncorhynchus tshawytscha isolate Ot180627B linkage group LG18, Otsh_v2.0, whole genome shotgun sequence genome and encodes:
- the fabp7b gene encoding fatty acid binding protein 7, brain, b — translated: MVDAFCATWKLVDSENFDEYMKALGVGFATRQVGNVTKPTVIISKEGDKVVVKTQSTFKNTEISFNLGEEFDEATADDRNCKSTVNLDGDKLAHVQKWDGKETKFVREIKDGKLVMTLTFEDIVAVRTYEKA
- the pkib gene encoding cAMP-dependent protein kinase inhibitor beta, which translates into the protein MTDVEPVVTDFAATGRTGRRNAVPDIVEAGPADLSDKLAELSVVDDEGGEGSSSGSPPKSPTEGEEKAEGT